The following is a genomic window from Fundulus heteroclitus isolate FHET01 chromosome 16, MU-UCD_Fhet_4.1, whole genome shotgun sequence.
TATTGCAAATTAATGGAGGAGGTGGCAAGAAGGTCTCCATCTGGAATATAGGTTCATGCAGCATTTTATGTAAACTGAGCTGCATATGAAACAGGAAAACCCGATTAGCTCTCCTACCATACCGATCCAGAGTAGAGATGCTTTAAGAGCTCTCAGGGTTCTTAAAACTCGATTATGGCCGTTTTACGGGAATTTATCCTCCTGCAGAAGAAAATGTGCGTGGGGATAAAACGGTGACATTTCTTGTTTGTCACATGCTGAGATTCACTGACATCTCTACAATAACGGTTTTGTGTTTCTTGGCCCGTCGGGAGGAGGTTTGTAAAAACGCCAACTATTGCTCCCCTGCTGACCCTTCACTGCTCTTCCTCAGAACATCTTCGGCATGGACCTCCGCAGCGCCCACAAGGACAACGAGAAGCCCCCGCCTCGCCTGCGCCTGTCCCTCACCAGGTCCATGAGCACGGACGTGGAGCAGGTGTGCCGGCGCCCGGCTAGGAGGAGGATCAGACAGAGAGTGACCAAAGCTTTCCCAAAACACTCGTCCAACAAGCCCATCCGTGATCAGAGGATGGAGATGGAGCCGATGGAGAAGGATTGGGGCGGGACCAGCGAGGAGGACAAGCACGGCTGTGAGAGCACCACCGAGGAGAGATGTGGAGACAGCTTGTACGGTCAGTTCACCAGGCTTTGACTAACGgggcaaaacctttttttttttttcctacaattTGAGCTTTTTATATAACCAGTGTTGTCCCGCCGTGTCCCAACAGGTCAGTCAGAGTGCAGCTCACCTCAGTTCCTGGAGGAACAGGACATGGATGTGGAgctggaggtggaggagaaggCTGTCTGTCCAGATATGTGGCCCAACGGAGGAATCTTTGGAACAAGTCCGAGACACACTAACGTACTCGAGCAATCGGAGGAAAACACTCTGGCAGCTGAAGTCAAACCAGGAGACGCCGTTTCCCCGGGCGACGGCTCAGACTGGGGAGAGGCCAAAGCGGTGGAAGCCTGTCCCGAGTGTCCACAAGTGGAGAAGAAGAATGCGACCTCGGTGATAGTGAGGGTCCAGGGGTGTGGCAAGGCGACGGGCGAAGCCGTCTCCGTCGCCTCCGACTCTGAGCTGAAGAAGGACGAAGCGAGAAGCGACAATCAGAGCGTGATCATGACCGCGTCGGGCCGTCCAGCGGCCCCCGGCGAGGCGCCACGCCGCGGGAAGGTGATCGTGACGAACGTGACGGTAAACTGCCTGACGGTGACTTTCAAAGAAGCCAGGGAGGCCGA
Proteins encoded in this region:
- the cbx7a gene encoding chromobox homolog 7a; translated protein: MELSSIGEQVFAVESITKKRIRKGHVEYLLKWQGWPPENSTWEPEDNILDPLLVMAYEENQEKLRSLSFRKKGLRPRKLVLRNIFGMDLRSAHKDNEKPPPRLRLSLTRSMSTDVEQVCRRPARRRIRQRVTKAFPKHSSNKPIRDQRMEMEPMEKDWGGTSEEDKHGCESTTEERCGDSLYGQSECSSPQFLEEQDMDVELEVEEKAVCPDMWPNGGIFGTSPRHTNVLEQSEENTLAAEVKPGDAVSPGDGSDWGEAKAVEACPECPQVEKKNATSVIVRVQGCGKATGEAVSVASDSELKKDEARSDNQSVIMTASGRPAAPGEAPRRGKVIVTNVTVNCLTVTFKEAREAEGFFHGC